Part of the Sander lucioperca isolate FBNREF2018 chromosome 1, SLUC_FBN_1.2, whole genome shotgun sequence genome is shown below.
CAAGACTGACCACTATCTAGCTACACTCTATAGGGTAAAAACACCTAACAGTCGCTCTTTAGCCTGCCAGAACTTGTGTATGGATGTATCAGACATCATACAATTTATTAAATGAATGTATCTCTGCACATTTATTTCCCCCTTTTTAATGTGCAGAATACCTCAGTTCTGGAAAACCACCACTGGAAGTCAGCAGTGGGCCTGCTCAGAGAGACTGGGCTGTTCTCCCATCTGCCTGCTGAGGACAGGTCAGTCTGAACCTGAAATGATTAAGATGCACCAAGAAAACTGCTACACTTAACAGTAGATACAGAAGCACACATTCTAAACAGTGCTACCAGTGCTAAACAACCTGATCATCCTGTCTTTCCGACCCCTTAGCCTGAACATGGAGAGGGAGTTGGGCTCCTTAATCCTAGCCACCGACATCAGCAGACAGAATGAGTACCTGTCCAGGTTTCGCAGGCACCTGGACCAGGAGAACCTGTGCTTGAGCAACGGCAGCCACCGTCACTTCATCCTGCAGGTTGGTTACCTCCTCtgtcataaaaacacacacaacttctGCATCTCAGCCAACTGTGGGCTCTaactttgtttttattcccACCCTGTACAGATGGCTCTGAAGTGTGCGGACATCTGTAACCCCTGCAGACCCTGGGAGCTGAGCAAACAGTGGAGTGAGAAAGTGACCGAAGAGTTCTTCCAACAAGGTTATCATCTTTTCTGCTGCCTGCTGTTATATTGTTTGTCATTGTCCTTCAGTTATTTATTTTGCTCCTTTCTTTAACCCCATTACAGGTCCTTGATTTGTTCTTTCTGTGTTTATTCTCTGTAAGTCATTTTGTAGTAGTAGAACATATAATAGCTCAGACATTGAGTCTATTTTGTTATGCTCTATTAGGAGACATTGAGAAGAAGCACAAACTTGAAGTCAGCCCACTTTGTGACAGAGGGATCAACACAGTTGGTAACATTCAAATTGGTGAGGAGCTGTGTTGTATATTTGTTGTGTTCTGTTTTCACTTACAACTTGTGTTTAATCTTTAGCTCTAATGTGTGCCTGCCGCCTCTTCTCTCCCCTCAGGCTTCATGACATACGTGGCGGAGCCGCTGTTTGCAGAGTGGGCCCGTTTTTCCGACACACGTCTGTCCCAGACCATGCTGGGCCACATGGGGCTGAACAAGGCCAGCTGGGGCAGCCTACAGCAGGAACAAACCTCCGTCTCCGAGGAGGCGGAGCCCAGCTCAGCCGGCACCGACACAGAAGAAGCCGCCGCCACCGCCGCTAGAAGAAACAGCAACACCGCTACAGCCGCAGGAGGAACCAGCTCCAAAGAAATACCTCAGGGAAGCAGAGAATCCTGACACTCCTCGTGTGCCCTTTCACCTCAACCTCCTGACCCCGGCCTCGAGGCCTCACCACACACTGGGGGCCGAGTGGGGCATGCAATGGCCTGCAGCCCTGCCGCTGCCGCAACCTGATCCTAACAccttgtttatgttttgttgcttttgccTCCCATCTTGATAAACCActgattttatttaatttatttaatttttaattcctcttttttttgGCATAGAGCAATACATAGATACCTCATGTGGCTACTgctgtattttcatttatttgctttgttttatttatttgtccaCTGTAGTTTTGGCATTACTGAATGAACACACCACTTTTCTTTGTTGGTGAACCTTAAGGAGAAAGCAGAAGACTTTTTTTCTGGTATTTTGAAGTGCCATTTGAAAACAAAGATTTGAAAAATAATCTAAACTGACTGAGACAACTGGAGTATTCAGACATGAGACCCTCCGAAGACTTTAAAGTAATGCCGTGTTGCATTTGTATTGAAGATTCTTCCTCATGTAAAaacgacaacaacaaaaaatgtgacAAGCCCAGTCCTTTTGCTGCCTCTACGAAGACTGTTTACGCATCTCGTTTGTCGTTTCTTTCTGTTGAACTGAAGTGAATCATGTCGGCTCCACGGTTTGCTTTGGAAGCACAGATGTGAAGAACCACTCGTTTGAACTGTCATCCCACTGTTGAAGCCATGAGCAGAACCTTAGTCAAACACACCAGATGCCATAAATAACTCCACCTGTGCTACAATGTGTTCTTGCACTCAACGATGGTGTCTCCAAGAGACCTTGTAAAGGTATTGTAGACATTAGTCCTTTTCTGATATTTCCGAATCTTCCAGTGCTGGTTGAACTCGGGGTAGCTTCCCTCCCAGACTGGAGATCAGTTACTCACTGCACACGCATCTCACCTGGAACTCCACTCCACGCAACTTGACTCGCTCAGGGTTTTGCCAGTCTCTTATAAAAAGGGAGAGGAGGTGACTGCGGACGCTGCagggttgtttttttcctgGCTAGGATCTACTGAAGGAGCCTCTCCCTCTCCGCAGAATGTCTCACAGCCACATGCAACCTAAAAGACTGCTCGATTGATGCCTTATAACTATGCACAAACTATGCTAAGTGACCAAACCAGCTCCT
Proteins encoded:
- the pde7a gene encoding high affinity cAMP-specific 3',5'-cyclic phosphodiesterase 7A isoform X3, which encodes MEVCYQLPVLPLDRPVPKHVLSRRGAISFSSSSSLFGAPDPRQLSQRRGAISYDSSDQTALYIRMLARLDYGSTSASSAPERRVHRLLSFQRYLHSSRLLRGVPQQIPLHILDEDYTGQARCMLEKVGNWNFDIFLFDRLTNGNSLITLTFHLLNQYGLVELFQLDMVKLWRFLVMVQEDYHSDNPYHNAIHAADVTQAMYCYMREPTLAKSLTSCDILLGLLAAATHDLDHPGVNQPFLIKTDHYLATLYRNTSVLENHHWKSAVGLLRETGLFSHLPAEDSLNMERELGSLILATDISRQNEYLSRFRRHLDQENLCLSNGSHRHFILQMALKCADICNPCRPWELSKQWSEKVTEEFFQQGDIEKKHKLEVSPLCDRGINTVGNIQIGFMTYVAEPLFAEWARFSDTRLSQTMLGHMGLNKASWGSLQQEQTSVSEEAEPSSAGTDTEEAAATAARRNSNTATAAGGTSSKEIPQGSRES